The DNA sequence TATCTGTCGTTTCATCTTGTCCTCCTTCGATTGTCTTCTCTGCGTGACCTTTGCGTCCTCTGCGCCTCTGCGGTTAACCTAACGCCGAAATCACGCACCGCAGAATCGCCGAGCACGCAGAGATGGGAGAGAAAAGGTACTGCTTCAACGATCCGGCTGCCGGGCGGCTTCACCTTTTGCCTCCAGTCCCAGGTACTGACGGAACCAGTTGGCGGCGGCATTGGAGCTCACCTCGAAAGCTTCGCCGATGTACATTTCGAAATGGGTGATGCCAGGCACCTCGATCACCTTCTTCGGTCCGGTGAGCACCTCCAGCGCGGCGTAGGCATTATCACGGCCGTTTATTAGTTCGTCCTTCTCAGCCGGAATCAGAAGCACCGGCCTGTCCCCGACACTCTTTAGATAGTGGAATGGACGATACTCGGCGACCATTTGCTGCGTCTCAACATCCACTATCCGCCGCGTCGAGAATCCGGTCTCGAATTCGCCCCCTTGCCCGGTACGCGCGCGTTTGATCGCGTCTTCGCGCAGCCGACCGGTGAGTGGTACTGGGCCGCCCGGCGAGTTCTTTCCTCCGATAGCCGGCACTTGACCGACGACCGCTTTGACGCGCGAATCGAGCGCGGCAACCACAATCACGTTGCCCCCGGCAAAGCTCGATCCCCAGATGCCTATGCGTTCGGGATCTACGCCCGCTTCGCCCTGTAGGTAAGAGATGGCGTTCCGATAGTCTTCGACCTGCTTCATGGGAATGAGCCGTGTACGTTTGAGAACTACGTCCGCTTTGGTATTCGTAACGCGCTTGTCGTCCCTCGTAGGTTCAGGGTCGGCCCTGGTCACCGTTGGTTGAG is a window from the Acidobacteriota bacterium genome containing:
- a CDS encoding alpha/beta hydrolase, which produces MKKAVTSALIASLVVCLSVVSSAQDKKIKSGLTKEDWAYKLAAGVTSKEVTYYSDGAGCYAKIFFPKDFSPAGKIPGVVLGQGWAGTHFSIEKYGARFAERGLVAMVIDYRGWGSSDGFISQAQPTVTRADPEPTRDDKRVTNTKADVVLKRTRLIPMKQVEDYRNAISYLQGEAGVDPERIGIWGSSFAGGNVIVVAALDSRVKAVVGQVPAIGGKNSPGGPVPLTGRLREDAIKRARTGQGGEFETGFSTRRIVDVETQQMVAEYRPFHYLKSVGDRPVLLIPAEKDELINGRDNAYAALEVLTGPKKVIEVPGITHFEMYIGEAFEVSSNAAANWFRQYLGLEAKGEAARQPDR